A genomic region of Jeotgalibaca ciconiae contains the following coding sequences:
- a CDS encoding AAA family ATPase has translation MEKTAPEETIEANESQKMTIENIEDRLRGMEYNIKNNMALSSVPILREAHHQFPDHPQVNYLLGLSYYRNHDYNKAMAYVQKAVETNPEADSYLVLLAQLYLQQNFTDEAKQLAERAYAINEKNWEAARILASLAFERNQLDRALEMTEVVLERQPKLYASHRLKTKIYLQQEESLETILNSIEVSEKHGYDDDIEYDRVYAHYIHGDFEECRKIYEYLKRTRPLSHSTAKVESLIDSMQPKKGKRSTIQNPFGIETAQPYKKTRPHIEDVLEELNELVGLDEVKDTINRIVKLMEYDKRRAYMLSIEKGEQPSYHFAFSGNPGTGKTTVARILGDIFYSLGILETGQLVEVDRSDLVGGYMGQTAQKTREIIESAKGGVLFIDEAYSLSPAKSDHGDYGAEAIEVLIKAMEDYRNDFIVVLAGYDAGMKELLKSNPGLSSRINMQIYFDDFSDKELLDIATDQAEDNHYTLTEEAEKAFLIKINQEKVSPQFANARAVRNIMESAMRERAYRLSDRSLTEEDLVILEPLDFGINPDQLFGDDIKDLMDELQSLVGLADVKEQVKSIINYVRAEKRREELGHGTNDLSLHMVFTGKPGTGKTTIARLISQILKSIGVLKRGHMIEVTRDDLVGQYVGQTGPKTLEKIKEAYGGVLFIDEAYSLYSGSESDFGFEAISTLIKEMEDNRDKLVVIMAGYPGEMELMLNMNSGIRSRVAYTIDFPDYSSAELTEIFLMGASQQGFILTDEAKETVQHVFEEGFEKRDSHFGNARSARSLFEKTKLQQSNRLAIDDEADLFTIISEDIVKA, from the coding sequence ATGGAAAAAACAGCACCGGAAGAAACAATTGAAGCAAACGAATCTCAAAAAATGACAATTGAAAATATAGAGGATCGTTTGCGGGGGATGGAGTACAATATCAAGAACAATATGGCCTTGAGCAGTGTCCCTATTCTTAGAGAAGCGCATCATCAATTTCCAGATCATCCGCAAGTGAATTATTTATTGGGGCTAAGCTATTATCGAAATCATGATTATAACAAGGCAATGGCATATGTTCAAAAAGCAGTTGAAACGAACCCAGAGGCAGACTCCTATTTAGTTTTGCTGGCGCAATTGTATCTGCAACAAAACTTCACGGATGAGGCAAAACAATTAGCAGAGCGAGCTTATGCGATTAATGAGAAAAATTGGGAAGCAGCTCGAATTTTAGCATCTCTGGCATTTGAGCGCAATCAATTAGACAGAGCCTTGGAAATGACAGAAGTAGTCTTGGAAAGACAACCAAAATTATATGCCTCCCATCGCTTAAAGACGAAGATTTACCTGCAACAAGAAGAGTCGTTAGAAACGATTTTAAATTCAATTGAAGTATCTGAAAAGCATGGTTACGACGATGATATCGAATATGACCGTGTGTATGCACATTATATTCATGGTGATTTTGAGGAATGCCGCAAAATTTATGAGTATCTAAAAAGAACGCGCCCCTTATCTCATAGTACAGCCAAAGTAGAATCTTTGATTGACAGCATGCAACCTAAAAAGGGAAAACGTTCTACGATTCAAAATCCATTTGGCATCGAAACAGCGCAACCTTATAAGAAAACACGCCCCCACATCGAAGATGTTTTAGAAGAATTAAATGAATTAGTAGGCTTAGACGAAGTGAAGGATACAATCAACCGGATCGTGAAGCTGATGGAATATGACAAACGCCGCGCCTATATGCTATCGATTGAAAAAGGTGAACAACCCAGTTATCACTTTGCCTTTTCTGGAAATCCAGGAACAGGAAAAACGACCGTCGCCCGTATTTTAGGAGATATTTTCTATTCATTAGGAATTTTGGAAACAGGTCAATTAGTTGAAGTGGACCGTTCCGATTTAGTCGGTGGTTATATGGGACAAACTGCTCAAAAGACGCGTGAAATTATTGAATCAGCTAAAGGCGGCGTTCTTTTTATAGATGAGGCATACTCTCTGTCTCCTGCCAAGAGTGATCATGGTGATTACGGTGCTGAGGCGATTGAAGTACTGATTAAGGCAATGGAAGATTATCGCAATGATTTTATTGTTGTCTTGGCCGGTTATGATGCTGGAATGAAAGAATTACTCAAGTCGAATCCTGGCTTATCAAGCCGCATTAATATGCAAATTTATTTTGATGATTTTTCTGATAAAGAGCTGCTGGATATTGCGACCGATCAAGCGGAAGACAATCACTATACATTAACAGAGGAAGCTGAGAAAGCTTTTCTGATTAAGATTAACCAAGAAAAAGTATCTCCCCAATTTGCCAATGCTCGGGCTGTTCGAAATATTATGGAATCGGCTATGCGTGAAAGAGCCTATCGATTGAGTGACCGTTCGTTAACAGAAGAAGATTTGGTCATTCTAGAACCATTAGATTTCGGTATTAATCCAGATCAATTATTTGGCGATGATATTAAGGACTTAATGGATGAATTACAAAGCTTAGTAGGACTTGCCGATGTAAAAGAGCAAGTGAAATCCATTATTAATTATGTGCGTGCTGAAAAGCGACGGGAAGAACTTGGACATGGAACCAATGATTTGTCTCTGCATATGGTATTTACTGGAAAACCAGGTACAGGTAAGACGACTATTGCTCGTTTAATCAGCCAGATTTTGAAATCCATTGGTGTTCTGAAACGTGGACATATGATCGAAGTAACCAGAGATGACTTAGTGGGGCAATATGTCGGTCAAACGGGGCCGAAAACTTTGGAGAAAATCAAAGAAGCTTATGGCGGCGTACTATTTATTGACGAAGCTTACTCACTCTATTCTGGTTCTGAAAGTGATTTTGGTTTTGAAGCGATCAGTACGTTAATTAAGGAAATGGAAGACAACCGTGATAAACTTGTCGTGATTATGGCAGGTTATCCAGGAGAAATGGAATTAATGTTAAACATGAATTCTGGTATTCGTAGTCGAGTTGCGTATACCATTGATTTTCCTGACTACAGTAGTGCTGAATTAACAGAAATTTTCCTAATGGGAGCAAGTCAGCAAGGTTTTATCTTGACGGATGAAGCAAAAGAAACAGTTCAACATGTTTTTGAAGAAGGATTTGAGAAACGAGACAGTCATTTTGGGAATGCTCGTTCTGCTCGAAGTTTGTTCGAAAAAACGAAGCTTCAGCAGAGTAATCGTCTGGCAATTGACGATGAAGCTGATCTATTCACAATTATTTCAGAAGATATTGTAAAAGCATAA
- a CDS encoding phosphoribosyltransferase, translating into MKRAQFLDRHDAGRQLAEKLTAYQGENSIVFALPRGGVPLGVEVAKHLQVPLKLIITKKIGHPFNPEYAIGAISEHGKAIYNMSEIMQVDKEWLMNEEARLKNEIKRRRYKYNNKGFPESLEGKTAIIVDDGIATGYTMLAAIDDVKKQNPQKIVVAIPVVPESMAKKLEEEVHELITLERTRHYLGAVGAYYAKFNQLNDSDVIELLKNKYT; encoded by the coding sequence ATGAAAAGAGCACAATTCCTTGACCGACACGATGCTGGTCGACAACTTGCCGAAAAATTAACTGCTTATCAAGGAGAAAATTCGATTGTTTTTGCATTGCCTCGTGGCGGTGTTCCTTTAGGTGTGGAAGTTGCCAAACACTTGCAAGTCCCTCTCAAGCTAATTATTACTAAAAAAATTGGACACCCTTTTAATCCTGAATATGCGATTGGGGCAATTTCAGAACACGGTAAAGCTATTTATAATATGTCTGAAATTATGCAGGTAGATAAAGAATGGCTGATGAATGAAGAAGCTAGACTGAAAAACGAAATAAAAAGGCGTCGGTATAAGTATAACAACAAAGGTTTCCCTGAATCACTTGAAGGAAAAACAGCCATCATCGTCGACGATGGCATTGCAACCGGCTATACAATGTTGGCAGCCATTGATGACGTAAAGAAGCAAAACCCCCAAAAAATAGTAGTCGCGATTCCGGTAGTTCCTGAATCCATGGCAAAAAAACTAGAAGAAGAAGTACATGAATTAATTACATTGGAACGTACCCGCCATTATTTAGGGGCTGTAGGTGCTTATTATGCAAAGTTTAATCAGTTGAATGATTCAGATGTCATTGAACTACTAAAAAACAAATATACTTAG
- a CDS encoding C39 family peptidase: MKNFFKATLLLLVVAMGFTYYHEQKENEPKSSVIINNENVQNVTSEKDVPNREEHPSKIELVRTSDVPLFLQTADEWKDISYGTDGDENMAENGCAIATLAMIGNYYGFESTPATVQEWAQNDYYIYGAGTSWEIFEDYALFHELDFLNLGNNIEWAKEELEKGHLVIVSVDVSQFTDVGHIMLLTGYQDGKFSLNDPNDDLENKFHNYNWYESSIIEEAGMNYWSYSL, from the coding sequence ATGAAGAATTTTTTTAAAGCAACTTTGTTACTATTAGTAGTTGCAATGGGCTTTACTTACTATCATGAGCAAAAAGAAAATGAACCCAAATCGTCGGTTATTATTAATAATGAAAATGTCCAAAACGTTACCAGTGAAAAAGATGTTCCTAATAGAGAGGAACATCCTTCAAAAATCGAATTAGTGCGTACAAGCGATGTACCTTTATTTCTTCAAACAGCGGATGAATGGAAAGACATCTCGTACGGTACGGACGGCGATGAAAATATGGCAGAAAATGGCTGTGCTATCGCAACTTTAGCGATGATTGGGAATTATTATGGATTTGAATCTACACCAGCTACTGTTCAAGAATGGGCTCAAAATGATTACTATATCTATGGAGCCGGGACGAGCTGGGAGATTTTTGAAGATTATGCATTATTTCATGAGTTGGACTTCTTAAACCTAGGTAATAATATTGAATGGGCAAAAGAAGAACTGGAAAAAGGACACTTAGTAATCGTTTCTGTAGATGTAAGTCAATTCACTGATGTTGGGCATATTATGCTCTTGACCGGTTATCAAGACGGAAAATTCAGTTTGAATGATCCCAATGATGATTTGGAAAATAAATTCCATAACTACAATTGGTATGAAAGCTCGATCATCGAAGAAGCGGGAATGAATTACTGGTCTTATTCTTTGTAA
- a CDS encoding DUF1858 domain-containing protein, which produces MKEVSLKDTVFDTVAKHPEVREVIISLGFTPLSDDKMLHTAGRMMTLGRAAKQFGIPYETIVQTLEKNGFTVKESEL; this is translated from the coding sequence GTGAAAGAAGTTAGCTTAAAGGATACCGTTTTTGATACGGTCGCAAAACATCCAGAAGTTCGTGAAGTAATTATCAGCTTAGGATTTACTCCATTAAGTGATGACAAAATGTTGCATACTGCAGGAAGAATGATGACTTTGGGAAGAGCCGCAAAACAATTCGGTATTCCTTACGAAACAATTGTTCAAACGCTGGAAAAAAATGGATTTACAGTAAAGGAGTCGGAACTCTAA
- a CDS encoding DUF438 domain-containing protein, which translates to MKKQSQRSIDFEARQMILKDLILRLHDGEDEEQIKIEFKEHFDNVSAFEISVMERRLMSQGIQAEEIMLLCNVHASLFNGSIESVYEYSEEQDKPGHPIRVIKEENLAIETALDRIEKLFFVYLDEPAPDLKHGLLLQIDMLWEIDKHYARKENSFFPIMERYGFTAPPKVMWGVDDQIRDMIKSFRNIIETDQLDQATEIFDNMKYEIEEMVVKEEEIMLPMIIPFFNEDDWISIAAESEEIGYCMVQPEAKWKPERYEFNVNGVPTDKDGNIQFETGYLSVKELEKILNEQPLELTFVDANDKVKYFNNGPGKKLFPRTKNSLGREVYNCHPPKSQPIVRKLIADFKAGTKDSETLWFRARGNFVMVTYKALRDDDGSYLGTYEYVQDIENIVNIDDERRSIE; encoded by the coding sequence TTGAAAAAACAAAGCCAACGCTCAATAGATTTTGAAGCTCGTCAAATGATTTTGAAAGACCTCATTCTTCGTTTGCATGATGGCGAGGACGAGGAACAAATCAAGATTGAATTTAAAGAACATTTCGATAATGTCAGTGCATTTGAGATTTCTGTTATGGAACGTCGCCTTATGAGCCAAGGTATCCAAGCGGAGGAAATTATGCTTCTTTGTAATGTTCACGCTTCTCTCTTTAATGGTTCGATTGAGTCCGTTTATGAATACAGTGAAGAGCAAGACAAACCGGGCCACCCCATCCGGGTCATAAAAGAAGAAAACTTAGCGATTGAAACTGCACTTGATCGAATCGAAAAACTATTTTTTGTATATTTGGATGAGCCTGCCCCTGACTTAAAGCATGGATTACTCTTGCAAATTGATATGCTTTGGGAAATCGACAAACATTACGCTAGAAAAGAAAACTCATTCTTTCCTATCATGGAACGATACGGCTTCACTGCGCCACCAAAAGTAATGTGGGGAGTCGACGACCAAATTCGCGACATGATTAAAAGTTTCCGTAATATTATCGAGACCGACCAACTAGATCAGGCTACAGAAATATTCGATAATATGAAGTATGAGATTGAAGAGATGGTTGTCAAAGAAGAAGAAATCATGTTACCGATGATTATTCCTTTTTTTAATGAAGATGATTGGATATCGATTGCGGCTGAATCAGAAGAAATCGGCTATTGCATGGTCCAACCAGAAGCAAAATGGAAACCAGAGCGTTATGAATTCAATGTAAACGGTGTTCCAACCGATAAAGATGGCAATATTCAATTTGAAACGGGTTATCTATCCGTAAAGGAATTGGAGAAAATTCTGAACGAGCAGCCGTTGGAACTCACTTTTGTTGATGCAAATGATAAAGTGAAATACTTTAACAATGGTCCGGGCAAAAAATTATTTCCGCGGACAAAAAACTCATTAGGACGAGAAGTCTATAATTGTCATCCACCAAAAAGCCAGCCAATTGTACGGAAGTTAATCGCTGACTTCAAAGCGGGAACAAAAGACTCCGAAACTTTGTGGTTCCGTGCTCGAGGGAATTTTGTGATGGTGACCTATAAAGCTTTGCGCGATGATGATGGAAGCTATTTAGGAACTTATGAATATGTCCAAGATATTGAAAATATCGTGAACATCGATGATGAAAGACGTTCGATTGAATAA
- a CDS encoding MalY/PatB family protein, which yields MKYDFTTLVDRKNTGSAKWEQMADWNSKVAPDTVPLSIADMELKNPPEIIEGLKEYLDETILGYTLPYPSFYKAVVNWQKKRHNWTIEPEWIINTQGVVAAFYAAIRAFSNKGDGIIVFRPVYYPFLQAIEDNERTEVNVPLIETDGHYTIDFDAFEEVAAKAENKILIFCSPHNPVGRVWTKEELQKLAEIIIQHDLLLISDEIWYDFIMPGHTHTVTTTAHPQLKKQTITCTAPSKSFNLAGLGLSNIIIEDPKIRERFRSEIEKVRGDMINIFGFKACEIAYTKSEAWLDELLTLIKNNHQVVHDFFQEKFPKIKAPFPEGTYLQWLDFRALALSDEELEQFLHQEAEFFTDEGYIFGEEGSGFERINVALPTDVLKTQLYKLEAALKQRGY from the coding sequence ATGAAATACGACTTTACCACTCTTGTTGATAGGAAAAATACTGGGTCAGCAAAATGGGAACAAATGGCAGATTGGAACTCTAAGGTCGCTCCAGATACTGTGCCGCTTTCTATCGCCGATATGGAATTAAAAAACCCACCTGAAATAATTGAGGGATTGAAAGAATACTTAGATGAAACAATTTTAGGATACACCTTACCTTATCCAAGCTTTTACAAAGCTGTTGTGAATTGGCAGAAGAAGCGTCATAATTGGACGATCGAACCAGAATGGATTATAAATACACAAGGGGTAGTTGCCGCTTTCTACGCTGCTATTCGAGCTTTTTCAAATAAAGGTGATGGCATTATTGTATTCCGCCCTGTCTACTACCCCTTCCTGCAAGCAATTGAAGATAATGAGCGAACAGAAGTAAACGTTCCTCTCATTGAGACTGATGGACACTATACCATCGACTTTGACGCTTTTGAAGAGGTTGCTGCAAAAGCAGAAAATAAAATTCTTATTTTCTGTAGTCCGCATAATCCCGTAGGACGCGTATGGACAAAAGAAGAGTTACAAAAATTAGCGGAAATCATTATCCAACATGATCTACTGCTCATTTCTGATGAGATTTGGTATGACTTTATTATGCCTGGACATACTCATACCGTAACAACCACTGCCCATCCACAATTAAAAAAGCAGACCATTACTTGTACAGCACCTTCTAAATCGTTCAATTTAGCCGGCTTAGGTCTTTCTAATATTATTATTGAAGATCCAAAAATCCGCGAACGTTTCCGAAGTGAAATCGAAAAGGTACGCGGAGACATGATCAATATATTTGGTTTTAAAGCTTGTGAAATTGCCTATACAAAATCCGAAGCTTGGCTGGATGAATTGTTAACGTTGATCAAAAATAACCACCAAGTTGTTCATGACTTTTTTCAAGAAAAGTTTCCCAAAATCAAAGCACCTTTTCCAGAAGGAACGTATCTGCAGTGGCTCGACTTTCGTGCACTGGCTCTATCTGATGAAGAGTTAGAACAGTTCTTGCATCAGGAAGCAGAGTTCTTTACAGATGAAGGCTATATTTTTGGAGAGGAAGGCAGCGGATTTGAGCGAATTAACGTAGCTCTTCCTACTGATGTTTTAAAAACACAGCTTTACAAACTTGAAGCAGCATTAAAACAAAGAGGTTATTAA
- a CDS encoding NUDIX hydrolase encodes MQLRNMIEAYKPYNEQEIEDKKRILTYIDTYPDVLTRENEIAHFSASAWVVNHDFTKTVMAYHNIYQSWSWLGGHVDGEEDFLKVALQEVNEETGLSKLKPVQTDIYSIEILEVPAHIKRGKEIPEHLHLNVTYLIQADEEEQLLVKPDENSAVAWMFLEEAVEKSSEAEMKEIYRKLNEKIPVVQNQKN; translated from the coding sequence TTGCAATTACGCAACATGATTGAAGCATACAAACCATACAACGAACAAGAAATAGAAGATAAAAAAAGAATCCTTACTTATATAGATACTTATCCAGATGTTTTGACTCGAGAGAATGAAATTGCACATTTTTCAGCTTCAGCTTGGGTTGTCAATCATGACTTTACGAAAACGGTTATGGCTTACCACAACATTTATCAGTCTTGGTCATGGTTAGGCGGCCACGTAGACGGAGAAGAAGATTTTCTAAAAGTCGCTCTTCAAGAAGTAAATGAAGAAACAGGCTTGAGCAAACTCAAACCTGTTCAAACAGACATCTATTCAATTGAAATTTTAGAAGTACCGGCCCATATAAAAAGAGGAAAAGAGATTCCTGAGCATTTGCATTTAAACGTTACCTATTTAATACAGGCGGACGAAGAAGAACAACTTCTTGTAAAGCCAGACGAAAATAGTGCTGTTGCTTGGATGTTCTTAGAAGAAGCAGTTGAGAAAAGCAGTGAAGCTGAAATGAAGGAAATTTATCGTAAATTGAATGAAAAAATTCCTGTTGTGCAGAATCAAAAAAATTAA
- a CDS encoding helix-turn-helix domain-containing protein translates to MTIGERIKEARKEKGMTQQELAQQLNISRSAISNWEIGRNYPDIQMIVSISNLLDVSLDQLLKGDEAVVKKIADDTHVRKKQSFKIKILYTVVALLLVITLSFGVPRFINTVLSRESQIKSVELLEGNKIKIETNLPPYRTISGYMLSSAQDPWELDLAISIHLDFSMINEETVIVEINDDMRKHVENIVGINLVNSRNKIFKTIPLHE, encoded by the coding sequence ATGACAATTGGAGAACGTATCAAGGAAGCTCGAAAAGAAAAAGGAATGACACAGCAAGAACTTGCTCAACAATTAAATATCTCAAGATCTGCTATTTCCAACTGGGAAATCGGTAGAAACTATCCTGATATCCAAATGATTGTGTCAATTTCAAATTTACTAGATGTTTCTCTTGATCAATTACTGAAGGGAGACGAAGCAGTCGTGAAAAAAATTGCAGATGATACGCATGTTAGAAAGAAACAGAGTTTCAAGATTAAAATTCTGTACACAGTAGTCGCTTTATTGTTAGTCATCACTTTATCGTTTGGAGTACCAAGATTTATAAATACCGTCCTATCTCGGGAGAGCCAAATTAAATCAGTAGAGTTACTAGAAGGTAACAAAATAAAAATAGAAACCAACCTTCCTCCTTACAGAACAATTAGCGGGTACATGTTGAGCAGCGCTCAAGACCCTTGGGAATTGGATTTAGCTATTTCAATTCACCTAGATTTTTCAATGATAAACGAAGAAACTGTCATTGTAGAAATTAATGATGATATGAGGAAACATGTAGAAAACATTGTGGGTATTAATCTCGTTAATTCAAGAAATAAGATTTTCAAAACCATTCCTCTTCATGAATAA
- a CDS encoding VOC family protein: MQKIVPHLWFDTEALEAANFYTTLFDESKVNWTIIVKDTPSGDSEQLSFTLAGLEFFAISAGPLFTFNPSISLAVQCETVEEVERLWEKLIDRGHALMELGQYPFSERYGWLADRYGLSWQLIHVTEPIKQKIIPSLLFVKEQHGNAEAAINHYVSTFKNSSIGKLEYYGEEMGEEYIGKLTLSTFELEGLQMTAMDGGASLHDFAFNEAISLMVYCENQEEIDYYWEKLSAVPEAEECGWLKDQFGVSWQIAPRELNKLLLSEDEEATQRVVEAFLKMKKMNIAELRRAFADK; the protein is encoded by the coding sequence ATGCAAAAAATTGTTCCACATTTGTGGTTTGATACAGAAGCCCTGGAAGCCGCTAATTTTTATACAACTCTTTTTGATGAGTCAAAAGTAAACTGGACAATCATTGTAAAGGACACGCCATCCGGTGATTCAGAACAACTTTCCTTCACACTTGCTGGTTTAGAATTTTTTGCTATTTCTGCCGGTCCATTATTTACTTTTAACCCCTCGATTTCTTTGGCAGTCCAATGTGAGACCGTTGAGGAAGTGGAGAGATTATGGGAGAAACTAATAGATCGTGGACATGCGTTAATGGAGTTGGGGCAGTATCCATTTAGTGAACGCTATGGTTGGCTAGCTGATCGATATGGTCTTTCTTGGCAATTGATTCATGTAACAGAACCGATTAAGCAAAAGATTATCCCATCACTTTTATTTGTCAAAGAACAACATGGAAATGCGGAAGCAGCGATTAATCATTATGTATCAACTTTTAAAAATTCTTCTATTGGTAAGCTTGAGTACTACGGAGAAGAAATGGGAGAAGAATATATTGGAAAACTGACACTCTCGACTTTTGAACTAGAAGGATTACAGATGACTGCTATGGATGGCGGCGCGAGCCTTCACGATTTCGCATTCAATGAAGCAATTTCGTTGATGGTCTATTGTGAAAATCAAGAAGAAATTGATTATTATTGGGAAAAACTATCAGCTGTACCTGAGGCAGAAGAATGTGGCTGGTTAAAAGATCAATTTGGTGTTTCCTGGCAAATTGCTCCGCGCGAATTAAATAAGCTGTTGCTTTCAGAAGACGAAGAAGCAACACAGCGTGTCGTAGAAGCCTTCTTAAAAATGAAAAAAATGAATATCGCTGAATTACGAAGAGCATTCGCAGATAAATAA
- a CDS encoding DNA/RNA non-specific endonuclease, giving the protein MARGRKRKDEMDIRLKVVNGVLAAAAVLFILMTQPLPVIQGIIEDLFLTETVPESELTYLEYDGVNQVIEVNGNNPTFSEDELSLADGSWQSFSEIDRLNRVGPADAMLGTDLFPLEEREPLYIDPTGWKQKKLENGQWLYNRCHLIGFQLTGENNNIRNLMTGTRSLNNPHMLRFENDVNYYLEQTNNHVRYLVQPIFRENELVARGIHLMAQSVEDEGLHFNVYIFNVQEGYEINYQDGSSKKVN; this is encoded by the coding sequence ATGGCAAGAGGAAGAAAAAGAAAAGATGAAATGGATATTCGTTTGAAAGTAGTCAATGGAGTATTAGCAGCAGCGGCTGTCCTTTTTATTTTAATGACCCAACCACTGCCTGTGATACAAGGCATTATTGAAGATTTATTTTTAACAGAAACTGTTCCAGAATCAGAATTAACTTATTTAGAATATGATGGTGTTAACCAAGTAATTGAAGTAAATGGAAATAACCCAACCTTTAGTGAAGACGAGTTATCTTTAGCAGACGGCAGCTGGCAGTCTTTTAGTGAGATCGATCGATTGAATCGCGTAGGTCCTGCAGATGCCATGTTGGGAACAGATTTATTTCCTTTAGAGGAACGTGAGCCTTTGTATATTGATCCAACCGGTTGGAAGCAAAAGAAGTTAGAAAATGGTCAATGGTTATATAATCGCTGTCATCTAATTGGCTTTCAACTAACAGGGGAGAACAATAATATCCGTAATTTAATGACCGGAACGAGAAGTTTAAATAATCCTCACATGTTACGGTTTGAAAATGATGTTAACTATTACTTAGAGCAAACCAATAATCATGTAAGGTACTTGGTTCAACCCATTTTTCGTGAAAATGAGCTCGTAGCAAGAGGTATTCACCTAATGGCACAATCAGTTGAAGACGAAGGCTTACATTTTAACGTATACATCTTCAATGTTCAAGAAGGTTACGAGATCAACTATCAAGATGGATCAAGTAAAAAAGTTAATTAA